In Brachypodium distachyon strain Bd21 chromosome 2, Brachypodium_distachyon_v3.0, whole genome shotgun sequence, one genomic interval encodes:
- the LOC100822739 gene encoding serine/threonine-protein kinase AFC3 isoform X2 → MESSRSRKRTRQELDGAGAPPPEREVVARGGVSPPWRDDDRDGHYVFDLGENLTRRYKILSKMGEGTFGRVLECWDRDTREYVAIKVVRSIRKYRDAAMIEIDVLNRLAENEKYRPLCVQIQRWFDYRNHICIVFEKLGPSLYDFLKRNRYQPFPVELVREFGRQLLESVAYMHELRLIHTDLKPENILLVSSEHIKVPSSKNSQDEMHFKCLPKSSAIKLIDFGSTAFDNQEHNSIVSTRHYRAPEIILGLGWSLPCDIWSVGCILVELCSGEALFQTHENLEHLAMMERVLGPIPEHMIRKANSSAQKYFKRGTRLNWPEGAVTRESIRAVRKLHRLKDLVAKNADHSRASLADLLYGLLRFEPSERLTAQEALDHPFFRNPAPT, encoded by the exons ATGGAGTCGTCGCGGTCGCGGAAGCGCACGCGTCAAGAGTTggatggcgccggcgcgccgccgccggagcgggAAGTG GTAGCGAGGGGCGGCGTGTCGCCGCCGTGGAGGGATGACGACCGCGACGGACACTATGTGTTTGACCTCGGCGAGAACTTGACCCGCCGGT ACAAAATCTTGAGCAAAATGGGAGAAG GTACTTTTGGACGAGTTTTGGAATGCTGGGATCGCGACACACGTGAATATGTTGCAATAAAAGTTGTTCGGAGCATCCGAAAGTACCGGGACGCTGCAATGATTGAGATTGATGTGCTCAATCGCCTTGCAGAAAATGAGAAATACAGACCCCT CTGTGTCCAAATTCAAAGATGGTTTGACTATCGCAATCATATATGCATT GTATTTGAGAAGCTTGGGCCAAGCTTGTATGATTTTCTAAAGAGAAATAGATACCAACCTTTCCCTGTGGAACTTGTGCGGGAGTTTGGACGGCAACTGTTGGAATCTGTAGCAT ATATGCACGAATTACGCCTTATTCACACTGATCTGAAGCCAGAAAACATACTCCTTGTATCTTCTGAACATATAAAGGTTCCAAGTTCCAAG AATTCACAAGATGAGATGCATTTCAAGTGCTTGCCGAAGTCCAGTGCCATAAAGCTCATAGATTTTGGTAGTACTGCCTTTGATAATCAGGAACATAACTCAATCGTTTCTACGAGGCATTACAGGGCACCTGAAATAATCTTAG GGTTAGGCTGGAGTTTGCCATGTGATATCTGGAGTGTTGGTTGCATCCTTGTTGAACTATGCTCG GGGGAAGCATTGTTTCAGACACATGAGAACTTGGAACACCTAGCAATGATGGAGAGGGTTTTAGGACCGATTCCAGAGCACATGATACGGAAAGCTAA TTCATCAGCTCAGAAATATTTTAAGCGAGGTACACGTTTAAATTGGCCTGAAGGTGCTGTTACAAGAGAAAGCATTAGAGCAGTCAGAAAACTACATCGGCTAAAG GACTTGGTTGCGAAGAATGCGGACCATTCAAGGGCATCCCTGGCAGACTTGCTATATGGTCTTTTAAGATTTGAGCCTTCAGAGCGCCTTACTGCCCAAGAAGCTCTAGACCATCCATTCTTCAGAAATCCAGCTCCAACATAA
- the LOC100822739 gene encoding serine/threonine-protein kinase AFC3 isoform X3, whose protein sequence is MHYMHELRLIHTDLKPENILLVSSEHIKVPSSKNSQDEMHFKCLPKSSAIKLIDFGSTAFDNQEHNSIVSTRHYRAPEIILGLGWSLPCDIWSVGCILVELCSGEALFQTHENLEHLAMMERVLGPIPEHMIRKANSSAQKYFKRGTRLNWPEGAVTRESIRAVRKLHRLKDLVAKNADHSRASLADLLYGLLRFEPSERLTAQEALDHPFFRNPAPT, encoded by the exons ATGCATT ATATGCACGAATTACGCCTTATTCACACTGATCTGAAGCCAGAAAACATACTCCTTGTATCTTCTGAACATATAAAGGTTCCAAGTTCCAAG AATTCACAAGATGAGATGCATTTCAAGTGCTTGCCGAAGTCCAGTGCCATAAAGCTCATAGATTTTGGTAGTACTGCCTTTGATAATCAGGAACATAACTCAATCGTTTCTACGAGGCATTACAGGGCACCTGAAATAATCTTAG GGTTAGGCTGGAGTTTGCCATGTGATATCTGGAGTGTTGGTTGCATCCTTGTTGAACTATGCTCG GGGGAAGCATTGTTTCAGACACATGAGAACTTGGAACACCTAGCAATGATGGAGAGGGTTTTAGGACCGATTCCAGAGCACATGATACGGAAAGCTAA TTCATCAGCTCAGAAATATTTTAAGCGAGGTACACGTTTAAATTGGCCTGAAGGTGCTGTTACAAGAGAAAGCATTAGAGCAGTCAGAAAACTACATCGGCTAAAG GACTTGGTTGCGAAGAATGCGGACCATTCAAGGGCATCCCTGGCAGACTTGCTATATGGTCTTTTAAGATTTGAGCCTTCAGAGCGCCTTACTGCCCAAGAAGCTCTAGACCATCCATTCTTCAGAAATCCAGCTCCAACATAA
- the LOC100822739 gene encoding serine/threonine-protein kinase AFC3 isoform X1, whose translation MESSRSRKRTRQELDGAGAPPPEREVVARGGVSPPWRDDDRDGHYVFDLGENLTRRYKILSKMGEGTFGRVLECWDRDTREYVAIKVVRSIRKYRDAAMIEIDVLNRLAENEKYRPLCVQIQRWFDYRNHICIVFEKLGPSLYDFLKRNRYQPFPVELVREFGRQLLESVAYMHELRLIHTDLKPENILLVSSEHIKVPSSKKNSQDEMHFKCLPKSSAIKLIDFGSTAFDNQEHNSIVSTRHYRAPEIILGLGWSLPCDIWSVGCILVELCSGEALFQTHENLEHLAMMERVLGPIPEHMIRKANSSAQKYFKRGTRLNWPEGAVTRESIRAVRKLHRLKDLVAKNADHSRASLADLLYGLLRFEPSERLTAQEALDHPFFRNPAPT comes from the exons ATGGAGTCGTCGCGGTCGCGGAAGCGCACGCGTCAAGAGTTggatggcgccggcgcgccgccgccggagcgggAAGTG GTAGCGAGGGGCGGCGTGTCGCCGCCGTGGAGGGATGACGACCGCGACGGACACTATGTGTTTGACCTCGGCGAGAACTTGACCCGCCGGT ACAAAATCTTGAGCAAAATGGGAGAAG GTACTTTTGGACGAGTTTTGGAATGCTGGGATCGCGACACACGTGAATATGTTGCAATAAAAGTTGTTCGGAGCATCCGAAAGTACCGGGACGCTGCAATGATTGAGATTGATGTGCTCAATCGCCTTGCAGAAAATGAGAAATACAGACCCCT CTGTGTCCAAATTCAAAGATGGTTTGACTATCGCAATCATATATGCATT GTATTTGAGAAGCTTGGGCCAAGCTTGTATGATTTTCTAAAGAGAAATAGATACCAACCTTTCCCTGTGGAACTTGTGCGGGAGTTTGGACGGCAACTGTTGGAATCTGTAGCAT ATATGCACGAATTACGCCTTATTCACACTGATCTGAAGCCAGAAAACATACTCCTTGTATCTTCTGAACATATAAAGGTTCCAAGTTCCAAG AAGAATTCACAAGATGAGATGCATTTCAAGTGCTTGCCGAAGTCCAGTGCCATAAAGCTCATAGATTTTGGTAGTACTGCCTTTGATAATCAGGAACATAACTCAATCGTTTCTACGAGGCATTACAGGGCACCTGAAATAATCTTAG GGTTAGGCTGGAGTTTGCCATGTGATATCTGGAGTGTTGGTTGCATCCTTGTTGAACTATGCTCG GGGGAAGCATTGTTTCAGACACATGAGAACTTGGAACACCTAGCAATGATGGAGAGGGTTTTAGGACCGATTCCAGAGCACATGATACGGAAAGCTAA TTCATCAGCTCAGAAATATTTTAAGCGAGGTACACGTTTAAATTGGCCTGAAGGTGCTGTTACAAGAGAAAGCATTAGAGCAGTCAGAAAACTACATCGGCTAAAG GACTTGGTTGCGAAGAATGCGGACCATTCAAGGGCATCCCTGGCAGACTTGCTATATGGTCTTTTAAGATTTGAGCCTTCAGAGCGCCTTACTGCCCAAGAAGCTCTAGACCATCCATTCTTCAGAAATCCAGCTCCAACATAA